A window of Bacillus toyonensis BCT-7112 genomic DNA:
CATGATTAACAATATTGTATACTTCAGCACTTTCTAACAAAGATTTCGTAGGCATGCACCCGACATTTAAACAAGTTCCACCAAGATCAGCTTCATCAATAAGAGTAACATCTTTCCCAGTTTGAGCTGCGGTAATTGCCGCCACATATCCAGCGGGTCCGCCTCCAATAACTACTAATTTATTCATTCTCCCACCTTCTCTTTATAAAAGAATTGTTACCGGTTCTTCTAAGTATTGTTTAATTGTGCGTAAAAATGCAGCTGCTGGTACACCGTCTAGTACACGATGATCAAATGTTAAACTTAAAGGTAACATACTACCTTTTTTTATTTTCTTTCCTTTATATACTGGAACATGTTCAATTGCACCTACACCTAAAATACCAGTTTCAGGTGTATTTAATACTGGCGTAAAATATTCGATACCAAAGCTTCCTAAATTACTAATTGTAAATGTCGTTCCTTGCATATTATCACTATTTAAACTACCTGCTCGTGCCTTTTGTGCCACATTTTTAATCTCTTTAGATAACTCTACTAAAGATAGATTATTTGCAAAGCGAATAGCCGGAACGACTAAGCCGTTTTCTAACGCTACTGCCATACCTAAATGAACATGTTCAAATTGATGGATTGCATCATCTATATAAGCACTGTTCATTTCCTTATGCTCCTGAAGCGCTAATACAACAGCACGAGAAACCAAATCAGTAATGGTTAGTTTGTTATCGTACCGTTTTTGTACAACTTCCGCTATTTCTTTATGTAAAGCAACTAAATCCGTAACATCTACTTTCATCGTTAATGTCAATTGTGCGGTATTTTGGAGGCTTGCTTGCATCCGATTTGCGATCTCTTTCCGCATACCGGTAACAGGAATTACTTTACTTTCTTCTTTTACAAACGTTTCTGGGGTAGCAACTTTTTCTTCAAGTACTTTTAATACATCTACCTTTGTAATTCTCCCACCAGGACCTGTTCCTATTAATGTGGAAATTCCAATATTTTCAACTGTTGCCATTTTCTTTGCTACAGGAGATATTTTTATTCTTTGTTTCTTTGATCTTTCTTCCGCGTACGGTTCAGGATGTTGTACATTTTGAGGTTCTACTTTCGGTATTGATTCTTCTGTAGCATTTACGGTTTCATTTACCGATACCTGTTCATTTGGTTTTCCGATGTAACATATTACAGTACCAGGTGGAACTCCTTCATCTTCACTTACAGTTATATCCAGTACCGTTCCATCAGCGGGTGCTTCTATTTCTGTTTCGATTTTTTCAGAATTAATACTAGCAATTAATTCACCTTTTGCTACATTATCACCAGCTTTAATATTCCAACTCGTAATAATACCTTCTTTCATCGCCATTCCTAATTTCGGCATTACAACTTCTACAGCCATATTTCTCTCTCCCTTCTCATCGTTTCATTACACATTCAATAAAGAACGGTCCCCAATCATTTCTGATACAGTTTCAATTACTTTCTCTGGCGTTGGTAAATATAGTTTTTCAAGTGGTGGTGAGAACGGAACTGGTGTATGTGGTGCTGTAATTCGTTTAATAGGTGCATCTAATAAATCGAACCCTTTATCCGCTACAATTGCTGCAATGTCTGTTGCGATACTACATCTTGGGTTTGCTTCATCAATAACGATAAGACGATTTGTTTTTTCAACAGATGCTAAAATTGTATCTTCGTCAAGCGGTGATAAAGAGCGTGGATCAATAACTTCTACCTCAAGTCCTTTTTTCGATAATTGCTCCGCAGCCGCAAGCGCAGTATGAACTTGCTTCCCAATTGCGACAATCGTTATATGAGAGCCTTCCCGTTTAATATCTGCTTTTCCTAAAGGAATTGTATAATATCCTTCTGGCACTTCACCTTTCATATTGTAAAGTGTTTTATCTTCAAAGAAGATTACTGGATCATCATCTTCAATTGCCGCTAATAATAAGCCTTTTGCATCATACGGGGTGGACGGAACGATAACTTTAATACCTGGAATGCTCGTAAATAACGCGTATAAACTTTGAGAATGCTGAGCTGCTGCGCTAAATCCAGCACCATGCATCGTTCGAATTGTAACTGGTACTTTTGCTTTTCCACCAAACATGTAACGGAATTTTGCACCTTGGTTTAAAACTTGATCAAGACAACTACCGATAAAATCATTAAACATTAATTCAGCGATCGGACGTAATCCCGTTGCCGCCGCTGCCATCGCAGCTCCCATATAACCAGCTTCAGAAATTGGTGTATCTAAAATACGATTTCGGCCAAATTCTTGTACAAGCCCTTTCGTAACGCCAAGAACACCGCCCCACGCTTCATCATCTTGCAAATGATCAACTTGTGCACCACCCGCAACGTCTTCACCTATTAAAATTACATTTTCATCACGGTGCATTGATATTTTCATCGCTTCATTGATAGCAGTTGACATACTTACTGTTCTAGTCATTATTTTTCCCCCTCCTCTTATTTGTAAGAAACGTATACATCTTTTAATAATTCTTCATCCTCTGGATATGGACTATTTTCACTAAAATCAATTGATCGTTGCACTGCTTCGTCTACTGCTTTTTCCATATCAACAAGTTCAGATTCCGTTAATAAACCTTCATGAATTAAATGCTTACGGAAATTCACAATCGCATCTTTTTCATTTAAATGTTCTTCTTTTTCTTCTGAGGTTTTATACGTTTGTGCTTCCCCTTCGAAATGGCCGTAATTACGATATGTCATACATTCAATTAAAGTTGGGCCACCGCCATTACGTGCACGTTCAACAGCCTCTTCCGCTGCTTTATATACCGCTAGTAAATCTTTTCCATCTACTTGAACTCCCGGAATGTTATATGCTTTTGCACGATCAGCAATAGAATCACAACTTGAAGCATATTCAAATGTAGTTGCTTCACCGTAACCATTATTTTCAGCGATAAAAATAACTGGTAACTTCCAAATCGCCGCTAAATTAACCCCTTCATGGAATGTTCCTTCATTATTTGCTCCGTCACCGAAGAAGCAAACACTTACATCTTTCGTTCCTTTATATTTAGCTGTTAATGCTGAACCGCAAGCAAGTGGGAAACCCCCGCCTACAATGCCATTCGCACCAAGCATTCCTTTATCTAAATCGGCAATATGCATGGAACCGCCTTTACCTTTACATAATCCTGTCGCTTTCCCGAAAAGTTCAGCCATCATACCATTTAAATCACAACCTTTTGCAATACAATGTCCGTGACCTCTATGTGTACTTGTAATACTGTCACTATCCGTTAAGTGGGCACATACACCAACTGCTACCGCTTCTTCTCCAGCATATAAATGAACGAAACCTGGTAAAACACCTTGCGCGAACAATTCATGTACCTTATCTTCAAATTTACGAATCTCTAACATTTTTTCATACAT
This region includes:
- the acoB gene encoding acetoin:2,6-dichlorophenolindophenol oxidoreductase subunit beta; protein product: MTRTVSMSTAINEAMKISMHRDENVILIGEDVAGGAQVDHLQDDEAWGGVLGVTKGLVQEFGRNRILDTPISEAGYMGAAMAAAATGLRPIAELMFNDFIGSCLDQVLNQGAKFRYMFGGKAKVPVTIRTMHGAGFSAAAQHSQSLYALFTSIPGIKVIVPSTPYDAKGLLLAAIEDDDPVIFFEDKTLYNMKGEVPEGYYTIPLGKADIKREGSHITIVAIGKQVHTALAAAEQLSKKGLEVEVIDPRSLSPLDEDTILASVEKTNRLIVIDEANPRCSIATDIAAIVADKGFDLLDAPIKRITAPHTPVPFSPPLEKLYLPTPEKVIETVSEMIGDRSLLNV
- a CDS encoding dihydrolipoamide acetyltransferase family protein; this encodes MAVEVVMPKLGMAMKEGIITSWNIKAGDNVAKGELIASINSEKIETEIEAPADGTVLDITVSEDEGVPPGTVICYIGKPNEQVSVNETVNATEESIPKVEPQNVQHPEPYAEERSKKQRIKISPVAKKMATVENIGISTLIGTGPGGRITKVDVLKVLEEKVATPETFVKEESKVIPVTGMRKEIANRMQASLQNTAQLTLTMKVDVTDLVALHKEIAEVVQKRYDNKLTITDLVSRAVVLALQEHKEMNSAYIDDAIHQFEHVHLGMAVALENGLVVPAIRFANNLSLVELSKEIKNVAQKARAGSLNSDNMQGTTFTISNLGSFGIEYFTPVLNTPETGILGVGAIEHVPVYKGKKIKKGSMLPLSLTFDHRVLDGVPAAAFLRTIKQYLEEPVTILL
- the acoA gene encoding acetoin:2,6-dichlorophenolindophenol oxidoreductase subunit alpha, which codes for MLKTTESKGNEITKEQARWMYEKMLEIRKFEDKVHELFAQGVLPGFVHLYAGEEAVAVGVCAHLTDSDSITSTHRGHGHCIAKGCDLNGMMAELFGKATGLCKGKGGSMHIADLDKGMLGANGIVGGGFPLACGSALTAKYKGTKDVSVCFFGDGANNEGTFHEGVNLAAIWKLPVIFIAENNGYGEATTFEYASSCDSIADRAKAYNIPGVQVDGKDLLAVYKAAEEAVERARNGGGPTLIECMTYRNYGHFEGEAQTYKTSEEKEEHLNEKDAIVNFRKHLIHEGLLTESELVDMEKAVDEAVQRSIDFSENSPYPEDEELLKDVYVSYK